GCCACCATAAATTCCCGCCGTAGCGTTTTAAATTTCAAATTATCGTTAATTTCAGAAATACACTCAGAAATAAATTGTTCACTATCTATTTTAACTTTATATACGGTCCTTTTCACAATGCGTTCACGCAATTCATTCCATAATTTCTGAAATTCCCTTTCTGTAACAAAACTATGATAACCATTAGGAACAGGCTCTTCATCGCCGTTTTTAATTTCAATTCTTTTGCTACCTTTTTCTTGCATTTTCTCAACAAACTTTTCTTTAATGCTCTTTTCATAAGTTTTTAACACAGGATTTTCAAATTCATAGTATAAAATCTCCGCAGCATCTTTTGTCAGTTCATTATTCTTTGCATCAATAATCCCAGCTTTAACTAATTCTGATTTAAAAGCTTCTATCGTTTCTGCTACAAGCATATCTTTTGGAACACCAGCTTCTTCGAGTGTCATGTATATAACATCATAAGTCACTTCTTCTTTATCAAAACCGGCTTCATCATTGAAGTCTTTCTGCAGCATTTCGGCAAAATGGTCATAATAATCGTTAGCCACAACAGTCAAAACATTTATATCACTGTCAAAGCACCTATTGCCGTATATATCAACAGGCAACCTCAAACCTCTCCCTATCTCTTGTTTTTTTGCAATCTCCGAGCTTCCCTTTTTCAGTGTACAAAGCTGAAATACATTAGGGTTGTCCCATCCTTCTCTTAGGGCTGAATGTGAGAAAATAAAAGCCAAAGGTTCTTCAAAGGATATAAGTTCATCCTTTTTTTCAAGGATAAGTTGAATTCCTCTTTCAATGTCTTCCTGCGATTTAGCCTTCATCTGTAATTCATCTTTTGACCAATCAAAGTCTTCAATTTCTATTTCGTTATTCTTCTTGTCCCTTGCAAAATACCCTTCTCTCACCTTTTGAACATTCTTATATTCCGGGAATAGCTCAGGATATTTCTTAAATACTTCGTTGTACCTTGGGTCATGGATAATTCTTTCGTACTCTTCATCAAAAATTTTAGCGTAAATTCCTCTTCCATCAGGTGACTCACTATCGCGGAAGTTTTTGACCGCATCAATGAAAAATAACGATAAAACTTTTATTTTATAACCTTTCTCAAGGATTTTTAGCTGTTTTTGAAAGTGCGCCTGTATAGTAAGCCTTATCTGTATCCTTATTAAATCTAATTCATCGACATCGTAATTGTTCTCACCTTCTTTAAGTACAAGTACATTATCACCGCTGCCTATTTTTAGTCCGTTTATTTTATGCGGATCTTCCAATACAATCATATTTCTATACTGTGGAAGACCCCCTGACAATTCATATAGACTGGCCCCTTTAAGTACATTGAAAGTTTTAAGTCTTATGCCTTTACCATGCTCACTACAAAAAATCTCTATTTTAGCTTTAAAATCTTTTGTAAACTCTACATAGCGAACATAATTATACTCTTTACTGATGCTGCCGTATACCGTTTTAACTTCAATCTTTTTCACAAGATCTTGATTATATGCTTCGTACGAATCCAGTTTGTATACCTGATTGTAAAGCTTCTTGTGTGTAGCCGAATATCTTAAAATAAACAATGGGTTCAATTCTTCAATCGCTTGCAAAGAGGCACTTTTTCGCCTTCCACTTCCTTCAAGCCTTTGAGGCTCATCAATAATAACAATAGGATTCACATATTTAAGCATTTCCCAAAGTATTTTACCTCTTTCGTCTTCCTTTCGTATCTTATTGGTATCTTTATTAAAAGCCTGGATATTCATTATAGCGATGCGCAAATCCCTTGCTTCCACAAAATCATCTAACTTTCCCATATTGCTTGAATCATAGACAAAAGCATATTTAGATATATCTAAACCATTATAAAGAGTTTTAAAATGATCTCTTAACATTTCAATACTTTTCTCTATACCTTTTCTTATCGCTATTGTAGGAACTACTATGATAAACTTCATGAAATTGTAGGCTTCATAAAGCTCAAGTATAGTGCGTAAATATACGTATGTTTTACCAGTACCTGTTTCCATTTCAATAGTAAAGTTATACCCGGAATCGAGAGTACTACTTGGAAAAAGCATATTCTCATGCTGTATATTACGCAAATTTTCAAGTATTTTACTATGACCTAAGTCAAGACGGTTTCTAACTGGATCACCTTCAAATAATTTTTTAATGTGTTTAACCGCACCGCGATATATTACATCACCAAGTTCCTTGTCCTGACCTTCAAATAACCCTATAACAGAATCTATAGCCTTTCGCTGGTATGGAAGTTTATCATCAAAATTAAAAACAATTCTATGAGCCATATAGTCACCTTCTTCTAAATAAACTCAACTCTATATGAGATTTCCTTGCCTTGGTTGTGCTTTTTTAATTGTACATCTAATCTATTCATCGTATTAATTTTTAATGAAATATCATCATCAAAAGCACTATCGCGAAAAATGACTTTTAAAGGCTTTGGTTCTATTTCCGCAATTTTATCTACTACTTCATTTGTCACCTTTTCTTCAAGGCAAACTACAACACTGTCGGCAAATATGTAAGTCCTTTCACCAATGTGTGATAGTTTTTCAATCTTTGAAGTAAGAGGGAAATCTCTGTGCCTAAGCATAATTTCATATACCACATCGATATCAGTAAAACCGGGATTAAAATCAAGGGCATCTTTTGTAGCTGAACTTTCTTCAATTCTGATTTGCCCTGACTTAATCGCCTCACTTGTCCATCGAA
The DNA window shown above is from Calorimonas adulescens and carries:
- a CDS encoding DEAD/DEAH box helicase family protein yields the protein MAHRIVFNFDDKLPYQRKAIDSVIGLFEGQDKELGDVIYRGAVKHIKKLFEGDPVRNRLDLGHSKILENLRNIQHENMLFPSSTLDSGYNFTIEMETGTGKTYVYLRTILELYEAYNFMKFIIVVPTIAIRKGIEKSIEMLRDHFKTLYNGLDISKYAFVYDSSNMGKLDDFVEARDLRIAIMNIQAFNKDTNKIRKEDERGKILWEMLKYVNPIVIIDEPQRLEGSGRRKSASLQAIEELNPLFILRYSATHKKLYNQVYKLDSYEAYNQDLVKKIEVKTVYGSISKEYNYVRYVEFTKDFKAKIEIFCSEHGKGIRLKTFNVLKGASLYELSGGLPQYRNMIVLEDPHKINGLKIGSGDNVLVLKEGENNYDVDELDLIRIQIRLTIQAHFQKQLKILEKGYKIKVLSLFFIDAVKNFRDSESPDGRGIYAKIFDEEYERIIHDPRYNEVFKKYPELFPEYKNVQKVREGYFARDKKNNEIEIEDFDWSKDELQMKAKSQEDIERGIQLILEKKDELISFEEPLAFIFSHSALREGWDNPNVFQLCTLKKGSSEIAKKQEIGRGLRLPVDIYGNRCFDSDINVLTVVANDYYDHFAEMLQKDFNDEAGFDKEEVTYDVIYMTLEEAGVPKDMLVAETIEAFKSELVKAGIIDAKNNELTKDAAEILYYEFENPVLKTYEKSIKEKFVEKMQEKGSKRIEIKNGDEEPVPNGYHSFVTEREFQKLWNELRERIVKRTVYKVKIDSEQFISECISEINDNLKFKTLRREFMVAEGRAEYGDSRMFKLADAAETSISLKDEGIEVTKTDFEIVNYLMHHTMLPRKAIFKIIAGLENKRLLQKQAVLDEVMKLILDKLTEYEVKNIDYEVIDGYVFQENTIFAVEEIERYMLDNKRVYKTNEDYKKALYKYIKVDSDGEYEFARSLDTDPDVLLFTKLKKGGLTIDTPYGNYSPDWAVIYRIDDTNAKLYFIVETKCDKEKKDLTRVEDAKIKCAKKHFAKVSDDIAFDWVDGYRRFKEIVSQESAKRTGT